The Desulfohalovibrio reitneri genome contains a region encoding:
- a CDS encoding IS3 family transposase, producing MKRGPYAKVAERNADLLARIRGIKADHPFWGYRRVWAFLRFVDGVVVGKNRVYRLMSEHDLTVKPNLRLKAKRRPTGVKPRPTRPNEWWGIDMTKIKIDGYGWLYVVIVLDWRTKKVVGHYAGDQAKAWHWLSALNAAVGRQFPEGVRDGGLHLMADNGCQPTSASFMKACRVMDIKLAFTSYNNPKGNADTERFMRTMKEELVWINEWRSPTAFCQALGSWIEEYNQGYLHSALGYKTPVTTEQELINSRTLLKKAC from the coding sequence ATGAAGCGTGGACCATATGCAAAGGTCGCCGAGCGCAACGCCGACCTCCTGGCCCGCATTCGCGGCATCAAGGCCGACCATCCGTTCTGGGGATACCGTCGGGTCTGGGCGTTTCTGCGCTTCGTGGACGGCGTAGTCGTCGGCAAAAATCGCGTCTACCGGCTCATGAGCGAGCATGACCTCACGGTGAAGCCCAACCTGCGACTCAAGGCCAAACGCAGGCCGACCGGCGTCAAGCCCCGGCCCACGCGACCCAACGAGTGGTGGGGTATCGACATGACCAAAATCAAGATTGACGGCTACGGCTGGCTGTACGTGGTCATTGTGCTTGATTGGCGCACCAAGAAGGTCGTCGGCCATTACGCCGGCGACCAGGCCAAGGCGTGGCATTGGCTCTCGGCGCTCAACGCGGCTGTCGGCAGGCAGTTCCCCGAAGGCGTGCGCGACGGCGGTCTTCATCTCATGGCCGACAACGGCTGCCAGCCGACCTCGGCGAGCTTCATGAAGGCTTGCCGCGTCATGGACATCAAACTCGCCTTCACCAGCTACAACAACCCAAAAGGCAATGCCGACACCGAGCGCTTCATGCGCACCATGAAGGAAGAGCTGGTCTGGATTAATGAATGGCGTAGCCCGACGGCCTTTTGCCAAGCCTTGGGCTCCTGGATCGAAGAATACAACCAAGGCTACCTGCACTCGGCGCTGGGGTATAAAACCCCGGTGACAACCGAGCAGGAACTGATCAACTCGCGGACTCTCTTAAAAAAGGCTTGCTAA